The sequence ttggtctctctctttgtcctgagagggaacaaaacaaagagcataaacaacccccccccccccgaatcccagatttgaaagtatcttctttccccattggtccttctggctAGATGCCAACTAGGTTAtatgaactgattaaccccttacaggtaaaggagggattttatgctacccttagctgtatgtttatgacaacagTCCATCAAGCTTCCATACATAGGCTAGAAATCCCATTAGCCTGGGCCCAGCagttcccacagttcagtctttcttctgcaggtgtttccaggtgttcttGTTTGGGGAGTGATGTCGCtgcccccttttatagctttttcCACATGATGGGAATCCATAGCTGCAAGccaagttcccagcccagttgttggaaaaatacaggtaccaaaatggagctCAGTGTCATGTGCTTTAGTCAAATGCCCTTGTGAACTTctctgagtcatagcagccattatccaTAAGCTGACTGAAGCATTCTCAGAAAGGCTTCCCAGGTGGGGGATGAGCTTCTCCTAAGGTCTATTGTTTTCCTTAATAGTCCATTACCTTGAATTGACCCTTCATAATCGGCTGtctagactggaagcatcttgCCTTGTGGGGGTCACCCAGGAGCAACCACATTTGGAATACAGATACATCGTGAATATTCATAACTCCTGATACAAACGATACAGGCTCACGAataggataatcctattcagCAGATCAGAATATTTTGAAACGATGCATCATAATTAATAACCACATCATAATCATACCACTGTGATGACTAAGGGGTGCAGAGTGTCATACCCAGATCTAGGGAAACACAATTTGACACCTGCATGCCATTCCCTGCCTCAGTGTCCTCACCACCCTGGAGCATTCTTTGTGGTTTGGTCAGAGCCCTGGGACCACCACCTGCAGCTCCtgccttctcctccagctgcagtcTGTCTCTccgctgcagccagagccccgcaACCATAGATTCCCCTCCGCTGCTATtttgcctctctcctccctcagctTCTTCTGACTCATCCAGTCTCTGTGTTTATAGAGGGACGGAccaacccctcctctctctgttcCCCCGTCTGGGGAGGTTCCATtctttccactccctcccctctGCAGAGACACTGGAGAAAACTGGCTTTTATCTAGAATGTAATTACTCTTTTCTTCTGTCTGGGTGAGACCTTGTTGGGACTGATGGTCTTTTATGACCAACCTATTGATAGACAAACTCACCTCCCAGAACTGAGCTAGAACACAGCAAGACTGACAGggtctctctctccacagagttAGTGACAGAATGAGAATACACATTAAAATGATAAGCCtcaccagtgtcccttaagtgacttgccacaagatgccagaacatgttagtattagagcggACTGGGTTTAATATATGTTTAATTTTCTGTTGTTTATATatgaattagatacagtgctcctgtctgCTAATTGCTATATTATCTGCCAAAACAGCTAAAGCTTTCAAGAGCTAAGATAGCCTCCAGAATCACGGTTAAAGTTGCCACccccaccaaaatctgaaatggcttCCTTATAgatcctgggggggagggaggtggagatgaTCCAGCGAGTGACAgcgggagggcaggagaggatcGATCaccaggggtggggccttaggtTGAAGAAGCAGAGGAAGGGGTGAGATGTGAGAGAACAGGTGGAGCAAGGGACAGGACTTTGGAATCCAGTGACCAGCAATTAGAAATGTGACAACCTATGAGTTAATGAGTTGTACACAGACTGATTCCCCAGTTTGTCAGGCTGACACAGCACAGTAGGGTTGGGGAAGGATTTAATGTCTATGTGAGTGTCCAGTAGGTGATTCAGGAAAGAGGGCTCAGCACCATGTCCCCAGACAGCTCTGCATGGAGGCTGGTTTTAGAGCCAGACCACCAGGAGAAAACTTTAGCTTCTTTATGAGGAAAGAGCCAGAGCAGCCTCTTCCTGATCTGTTTGGTCTTCAAACCATAGATAATGGGGTTTAGCATGGGGGATACAAGGATGTGCATGTTGGCACTGAGAACATGGAAATGCAGGGGCACATTCTGGGCAAACCGGTGTGTGAGGATGAAGAAAAGACCTGGGATGTAAAAGGCTAAGGTTGCAAACACGTGGGAGCTGCAGGTCCAAAACGTCTTCAACCAGGCgtcctttgtggggaggctgaagatggccctgagaATCTGTGTGTAGGACAGAACAATCAAAAACACATCCACACCAGTGATGAGGAATATCAGAGAGAAGCCATAGAAATTATTGACACGGATGTCAGCACAGGCCAACTTCACCATGGATATATGCTCACAGTAGGTATGGGGGATGATGTTGGTTCTGTGATAGGGGCACCGCCTCGCCAGGAAGGGATTGGGTAGTACGAGTATGCTGCTGCGTAGCACCACGGCCAGGCCTAGCttggccaccgccgtgtttgtcaggatggtggaatgtctcaggggatcgcagatggccacgtagcgatccaaagccatggccactaagatcccagactccatcgctgagaagcagtgaatgaagtacagctgggtgaggcaggcactgaaatcgatctccctggaattgaaccagaagatgctcagcattttgggcaCGGTGGATGTAGACAGGGCCAGGTCGGTGActgccagcatgcagaggaaatagtacatgggcccatggaggcTCGGCTCTATCTTCACGATCAAtaggatggtgaagttccccaagatgGCTAAGGCATAGATCacacagaaggggatggagatccagacatgggccgcctccaggccaggaatgcccagcaggatgaaggtggaagGGTTGGTGAAGTCAGTTGTGTTGGAAACAGACATGGAGTAGAGGAGAAGGTGTCCAACTCTAAGGCAGAACGGTGTCTCCTGCATGTACCGTACGTTCCCCTGACTTCCTCTATGTGCCCAGGGCCTAGGGTGATGGTCGCAGTACAAATGCCTGGTTGGAGAGACAATGTTAATATGAGAGACTATATGCACTAGTGGAGGATGTTCTCATGGGTGAAGCAGATTGGTCACTCATCAtacactgaaaaatgacattcCATAATCCAGATAAATGAATTAAGACCCCCTGACCCTACTCATGCCAACTCCATATTCGGTGGTGCTCCATATGTCAATAATTCCTATTTGTCTTGGTGTGGGAAACCTTAATAGACACCAGCAGGAAGCATGAGGGTGTTTATTGCTCATTGTTCCTTAATGCAATGAAACCCAGACTAGAGAGTTCATGCTGTAGGGAGTTCCCCATTCAACCAGTAGCTCAAAGTATGAGATTGGAAAAAATCAAAGCTTTTCCAGGACATGTGCTGGGGGAAACATCCCCACTAGAACATACCTTGGGGAAAAGACCTGTCATCTCAACGGAAACACCTCCTCTTTCGAAGCAGTGGCCAAAACAAAGAGAATGCCTTAGGAATTGGATGGAAAATAACCTACTCTGGATATGTGCTCAGTTTTGGTTGCCCAGTCTCTATAAAGGGTATAGCAGAGAGAAAGGGggtttctgagggcttgtctgcattaTCCACTGGATtgacgggcagcgatcgatccagcaggggtcggtttattgcatctagacacgataaatcgactgctgagtgctctcccgtcgactccgatACTTGACCAGGGCAAGAGGTGCAGGCgcagtcgatgggagagcgtcagcCATCGACTTAGCACAGtaaagacaccgcagtaagtagaactaagtacgtcaacttcagctacgttattcacatagatGAAGTTGCATAAGTTAAATCAATCCCCcgcgcagtgtagaccaggcctgagacagGCTATGAGAATGGGGGAGGCTGCCATAtgcagagagactgaaaagactgtCACTCTTtagagaaaagagaaagaagggGGTATatgaaagaggagaggaaaataaacAGTGAAACTGGCTGTGTTGAAATGGACAAACAGAGAACAGCTCCCAACCGGTAATATGTACAGATAGTGCTTCAAAAGGCTCCTTCCTCAAAGCTGAGGCAAATTATCAGCAAAGCAGATTGGGAGGAAAATTTCAGACAGAAAAATGGGAATGAAACTTGGGAGTTCCTTAAGAAGACTTTCTTACATATCTACAAAGCAATGATAAATCAAGAATGTGAACAAGTTTCGCTAAAAAtcccttcgagacaccactgacttcctgaggaaactacaattcatcggtgatcttcctgataacaccattctggccactatggatgtagaagccctctacacaacattccacacaaagatggactacaatccgtcaggaacagtatccgcgataatgtcacggcaaacctggtggctgaactttgtgactttgtccttacccataactattttacatttggggacaatgtataccttcagatcagcggcactgctatgggtacccgtatggtcccacagtatgccaacatttttatggctgatttagaacaacgcttcctcagctctcgtcccctaacacccctactctacttgtgctatattgatgacatcttcattatctggacccatggaaaagaagcccttgaggaattccaccatgatttcaaaaatttccatcccaccatcaacctcagcctggtccagtccacacaagagatccacttcctggacactacagtgctaataagtgatggtcacataaacaccaccctataccggaaacctactgacagctattc is a genomic window of Natator depressus isolate rNatDep1 chromosome 1, rNatDep2.hap1, whole genome shotgun sequence containing:
- the LOC141980664 gene encoding olfactory receptor 52E4-like translates to MQETPFCLRVGHLLLYSMSVSNTTDFTNPSTFILLGIPGLEAAHVWISIPFCVIYALAILGNFTILLIVKIEPSLHGPMYYFLCMLAVTDLALSTSTVPKMLSIFWFNSREIDFSACLTQLYFIHCFSAMESGILVAMALDRYVAICDPLRHSTILTNTAVAKLGLAVVLRSSILVLPNPFLARRCPYHRTNIIPHTYCEHISMVKLACADIRVNNFYGFSLIFLITGVDVFLIVLSYTQILRAIFSLPTKDAWLKTFWTCSSHVFATLAFYIPGLFFILTHRFAQNVPLHFHVLSANMHILVSPMLNPIIYGLKTKQIRKRLLWLFPHKEAKVFSWWSGSKTSLHAELSGDMVLSPLS